One Megalops cyprinoides isolate fMegCyp1 chromosome 4, fMegCyp1.pri, whole genome shotgun sequence genomic window carries:
- the cldn5a gene encoding claudin 5a, with protein sequence MVSAGLEIIGLGLCVIGSLLVMVACGLPMWKVTAFIESNIVVAQTSWEGLWMSCVVQSTGQMQCKVYDSVLALSHDLQTARALTIISSVLGVLGLMVTIAGAQCTNCIKTETVKARVVNAGGVIYIISGIFVLVPLCWMANSIISDFYNPQVPTAKKREIGAALYIGWAAAALLLLGGAVLCCSCPASGNSSYSVKYAPTKRATPNGDYDKRNYV encoded by the coding sequence ATGGTTTCTGCTGGTTTGGAGATCATTGGATTGGGACTGTGCGTCATCGGCTCGCTACTTGTGATGGTGGCATGCGGTTTGCCTATGTGGAAAGTGACGGCATTCATCGAGAGCAACATCGTTGTCGCCCAAACCAGCTGGGAAGGGTTGTGGATGTCCTGTGTGGTGCAGAGCACGGGCCAGATGCAGTGCAAGGTGTACGACTCGGTGCTTGCGCTCAGCCATGACCTACAGACTGCTCGAGCTCTCACCATCATATCCTCGGTACTGGGCGTATTGGGGCTGATGGTCACCATTGCCGGCGCGCAGTGCACCAATTgtatcaaaacagaaacagtgaaaGCCAGGGTGGTGAACGCAGGCGGCGTGATCTACATTATAAGCGGAATTTTCGTCCTGGTGCCTTTGTGCTGGATGGCTAACAGCATAATATCGGACTTCTACAACCCTCAAGTCCCAACGGCTAAGAAACGAGAGATCGGAGCTGCGCTTTACATCGGCTGGGCGGCCGCCGCGCTCCTGCTGCTCGGCGGCGCggtgctgtgctgttcctgcCCAGCGTCTGGAAACTCCTCTTATTCGGTCAAATATGCGCCCACAAAAAGAGCCACGCCAAACGGGGACTATGATAAAAGGAATTATGTTTAG